A genomic stretch from Deltaproteobacteria bacterium includes:
- the hslU gene encoding ATP-dependent protease ATPase subunit HslU — MSENGLTPREIVERLDKHIIGQGEAKRAVAIALRNRWRRQNVVKELAEEISPKNIIMIGPTGVGKTEIARRLAKLDNAPFLKIEASKFTEVGYVGRDVESMIRDLVEQAVNMIKLEEQENVKARAAEIAEERLLDVLLPPHPVERKVEELMDGPEGGDEPPEETLPTDNTREKLRNLLHNGKLDNRFVELEVAEVRASPMIEIFTSSGVEDMGLNIKEMFGNIFPQKKKARRLKVPEALEILAQEEAQKLVDMEKVTKTAIEKVEQSGIIFLDEIDKIVASDSAHGPDVSREGVQRDLLPIVEGSNVNTRYGMVKTDHILFIAAGAFTASKPSDLIPELQGRFPIRVELDSLGKEEFIRILTEPRNALIKQYTEMMATEGVTIVINEAAIAEIAEVAAVVNERTENIGARRLYTIMETLLDEVSFDAPDLTEKNVVIDAQYVKDRLDDIVEDEDLSRYIL; from the coding sequence ATGTCGGAAAATGGATTGACCCCCCGTGAGATTGTGGAGAGACTGGATAAGCATATTATCGGTCAGGGGGAAGCCAAGCGGGCGGTAGCCATCGCCTTGAGAAACCGTTGGCGACGCCAGAACGTGGTCAAGGAACTGGCCGAAGAAATATCGCCCAAAAACATCATCATGATCGGTCCCACCGGCGTCGGCAAGACCGAAATTGCGCGCCGGCTGGCAAAGCTCGACAATGCGCCGTTTTTAAAAATAGAAGCCTCGAAGTTCACGGAAGTCGGCTATGTTGGCCGGGACGTGGAATCCATGATTCGTGACCTGGTCGAACAGGCTGTTAACATGATCAAGTTGGAGGAGCAGGAAAATGTAAAGGCCCGGGCCGCCGAAATAGCCGAGGAACGCCTGCTTGATGTACTTTTGCCCCCCCACCCCGTAGAGAGGAAAGTTGAAGAATTGATGGATGGCCCGGAAGGAGGAGATGAGCCTCCGGAAGAAACGCTGCCCACCGATAACACGCGCGAGAAACTGCGTAATCTTCTCCACAATGGCAAGCTCGACAATCGCTTTGTGGAATTGGAAGTTGCCGAGGTGCGCGCGAGTCCCATGATCGAGATATTTACTTCCTCCGGCGTGGAGGATATGGGTCTCAACATCAAGGAGATGTTTGGCAATATCTTTCCCCAAAAGAAAAAAGCAAGACGACTGAAAGTACCTGAGGCGCTGGAAATATTGGCCCAGGAAGAAGCACAGAAACTCGTGGACATGGAAAAGGTGACGAAAACAGCCATCGAAAAGGTGGAGCAATCCGGCATTATCTTTCTGGATGAGATTGATAAGATCGTGGCCAGCGACTCGGCGCACGGTCCCGATGTTTCGCGTGAGGGCGTGCAACGGGATTTATTGCCAATCGTAGAAGGATCAAATGTCAATACCCGCTATGGGATGGTTAAAACAGACCATATACTTTTTATTGCCGCCGGGGCTTTTACCGCTTCCAAACCTTCCGACCTGATTCCGGAACTGCAGGGCCGCTTCCCGATCCGGGTCGAGTTGGACTCGCTCGGCAAAGAGGAATTCATCCGCATCCTGACGGAGCCCCGTAATGCGCTGATCAAACAGTATACGGAGATGATGGCCACGGAAGGGGTCACGATCGTCATCAATGAGGCGGCCATTGCCGAAATTGCGGAAGTGGCGGCCGTAGTTAACGAAAGAACGGAAAATATCGGCGCCCGCAGGCTTTACACGATCATGGAAACGCTGCTCGACGAAGTTTCCTTTGATGCCCCGGATCTGACCGAGAAGAATGTTGTCATTGACGCCCAGTATGTGAAAGACCGTCTGGACGACATTGTGGAAGATGAAGACTTGAGCCGTTACATTTTGTAG
- a CDS encoding acetylornithine transaminase encodes MPTEETIKQADLVIMGTYKRFPIVLVKGLGTRVWDSTGKEYLDLVAGIAVCNLGHSHPRVIEAIIKQVGNLTHVSNLYYIEPQIRLAKLLVDNSFAERVFFCNSGAEANEAAIKLARKFAHENLDGNKFELICMRNSFHGRTLATVAATGQEKFHKGFEPLPEGFRFVPYDDLAALEAAIGDKTCGVLLEPIQGEGGVIIPSADYLRGVRDICDRHGLLMILDEVQTGMGRTGRFFAYEQTGIKPDILTMAKALGNGFPVGAMLTTDKVAAAFVPGSHASTFGGNPLAMAAACAVVETLFQEGILENCRAMGAYFLDQLAGLMRKYSAIKAIRGRGLMVAMELHGPGEEIVLKCLKKGLLINCTNGNILRFVPPLIISAGDIDQAVGILDEVMHKI; translated from the coding sequence ATGCCGACAGAAGAGACGATTAAGCAGGCAGACCTGGTTATCATGGGAACTTACAAGAGATTCCCCATCGTTCTGGTCAAGGGCCTGGGAACCAGGGTATGGGACAGTACGGGAAAGGAATATCTCGACCTCGTGGCGGGCATTGCCGTTTGCAACCTTGGTCATTCCCATCCGCGCGTCATTGAAGCCATTATCAAGCAGGTTGGGAACCTTACCCATGTATCCAACCTCTATTACATAGAACCGCAGATCCGTCTGGCCAAGCTTTTGGTGGATAACTCCTTTGCCGAGCGGGTGTTTTTCTGCAATAGCGGCGCCGAAGCGAACGAAGCGGCCATCAAATTAGCCAGAAAATTCGCCCATGAAAATTTGGACGGTAACAAATTTGAGTTAATCTGCATGCGCAACTCTTTTCACGGCCGCACCCTAGCCACCGTTGCGGCCACGGGGCAGGAAAAATTTCACAAGGGTTTTGAGCCTTTGCCGGAAGGATTCCGCTTTGTGCCCTATGATGATTTAGCCGCCCTGGAAGCGGCGATTGGCGACAAGACGTGCGGTGTGCTGCTGGAACCCATTCAGGGAGAAGGTGGCGTTATCATACCCTCCGCAGATTACCTGCGGGGGGTAAGGGACATCTGCGATCGCCATGGTCTCCTGATGATTCTGGACGAGGTACAGACCGGGATGGGACGTACGGGACGCTTTTTTGCCTACGAACAGACCGGCATCAAACCGGATATTCTTACCATGGCCAAGGCCTTGGGAAACGGGTTTCCGGTCGGGGCGATGCTGACCACGGACAAGGTTGCTGCGGCCTTTGTCCCGGGCAGCCATGCCTCGACATTCGGGGGCAATCCGCTGGCCATGGCGGCGGCATGTGCGGTGGTGGAGACACTTTTTCAGGAGGGGATTCTGGAAAATTGCCGTGCTATGGGTGCTTATTTTCTGGATCAATTAGCCGGGCTCATGCGGAAGTATAGTGCAATTAAGGCCATCCGGGGCAGGGGACTAATGGTGGCGATGGAGCTGCACGGCCCCGGAGAAGAAATTGTCTTGAAATGTCTTAAAAAGGGGCTCTTAATCAACTGCACGAACGGCAACATCCTCCGCTTTGTACCCCCTCTCATCATCAGTGCCGGTGATATTGACCAGGCGGTTGGAATATTGGACGAGGTCATGCACAAGATATGA
- a CDS encoding tyrosine recombinase XerC, whose amino-acid sequence MEKDIIDFAIHLEIERNLSLHTRQGYVADLKQFLAYLKTTGKAAADICPRSADVDQMMIRGFMRSLYLVKLKRVSIGRKLAALRAFFKYILREGRINVNPAQLVQSPTPEKHIPGILSVDEVIAVLSVPFKDTPLGLRERAIMELFYSTGIRLSELAGLNTEDINYAQGLIKIRGKGRKERIVPVGGPAMTAIQGYLKRRGEMSKNRVIGGRDNPLFLNISGKRLTARSVARVVDQSIVRSGINRKISPHALRHSFATHMMDAGADLRAIQELLGHESLSTTQKYTAVSISRLMEVYDKAHPKAKGAASNEDTRDNDSGYPS is encoded by the coding sequence ATGGAAAAGGACATTATTGATTTTGCCATCCACCTGGAAATAGAGAGAAATCTTTCTCTTCATACCAGGCAGGGGTACGTTGCCGATCTCAAACAGTTCCTCGCTTATCTGAAAACCACCGGTAAAGCGGCGGCCGACATTTGCCCGCGGAGCGCCGATGTGGATCAGATGATGATCCGTGGCTTCATGCGGTCGCTCTACCTGGTCAAGTTGAAAAGGGTCTCCATTGGCCGAAAATTGGCAGCCCTGAGAGCCTTCTTTAAATATATTTTGCGTGAAGGGCGAATAAATGTTAATCCGGCCCAACTTGTGCAGTCTCCCACGCCGGAAAAACATATACCAGGCATCCTGTCTGTAGATGAAGTGATCGCGGTTTTGAGTGTTCCTTTTAAAGACACGCCCTTGGGTCTTAGGGAAAGGGCGATCATGGAACTGTTTTATTCCACCGGCATTCGTCTGAGCGAGCTGGCCGGATTAAACACCGAAGATATAAATTATGCTCAGGGCTTGATAAAAATTCGCGGTAAAGGTAGGAAGGAACGGATTGTTCCAGTGGGTGGACCGGCGATGACGGCCATACAGGGCTATTTAAAGAGACGCGGCGAAATGTCAAAAAATAGAGTAATCGGCGGCCGAGACAACCCGCTTTTTCTTAATATCTCCGGTAAACGATTAACAGCCAGGAGCGTGGCGAGAGTGGTTGATCAGAGCATCGTACGCAGCGGGATCAATCGCAAGATCAGCCCGCATGCCTTAAGGCATTCTTTTGCCACGCACATGATGGATGCCGGCGCCGACCTGCGGGCAATCCAGGAACTGCTGGGGCATGAAAGCCTTTCCACAACTCAAAAATACACCGCTGTCAGTATCAGCCGGTTGATGGAGGTTTACGATAAGGCCCATCCCAAGGCTAAAGGAGCAGCAAGCAATGAAGATACGCGGGACAACGATTCTGGCTATCCGTCATAA
- the argB gene encoding acetylglutamate kinase: MNDLKESMARADILLEALPYIRRFYNKTIVIKYGGHAMIDQELKDLFARDIVMMKYIGINPVVVHGGGPQIGAYLKKMGKDSRFVQGMRVTDEETMDIVEMVLVGKVNKEITGLINRHGGKAIGLSGKDGQLTQAEKYYLSAEKAKDTPPEIIDLGLVGKVKKINAELILTLEKEGFIPVIAPTGVGEQGETYNINADLVAGAIAAALKAEKLILLTDVAGVLDVQRELINTLNNDAAEEMIRSGVITGGMYPKVKCCLKALKGGVRKTHIIDGRLKHAVMLEMFTDQGIGTEIV; encoded by the coding sequence ATGAATGATTTAAAAGAATCCATGGCGCGGGCGGATATTCTGCTCGAAGCGCTGCCCTATATCCGCCGGTTTTACAATAAGACTATCGTCATTAAATATGGCGGTCATGCCATGATTGACCAGGAGCTTAAGGATCTCTTCGCCCGTGATATTGTCATGATGAAATACATCGGCATTAATCCCGTGGTGGTGCACGGGGGCGGCCCGCAAATCGGCGCTTATCTCAAAAAAATGGGCAAGGATTCCCGATTTGTGCAAGGCATGCGGGTGACGGATGAGGAGACAATGGACATCGTAGAGATGGTTCTGGTCGGCAAGGTGAACAAAGAAATTACAGGGCTCATCAACCGTCATGGCGGGAAGGCGATCGGTCTTTCCGGAAAAGACGGCCAGTTGACACAAGCCGAAAAATATTATTTAAGCGCTGAAAAAGCCAAAGACACGCCGCCGGAGATAATTGATCTGGGACTGGTCGGTAAGGTTAAAAAAATCAATGCCGAATTGATCCTGACCCTGGAAAAGGAAGGATTTATCCCGGTTATTGCTCCTACGGGCGTCGGTGAGCAGGGTGAAACATATAACATCAACGCCGACTTGGTAGCCGGTGCAATAGCCGCTGCCCTGAAAGCAGAAAAATTGATCCTGCTGACGGACGTTGCCGGCGTACTCGACGTGCAGAGGGAGCTTATCAACACCTTGAACAATGACGCTGCCGAAGAAATGATCCGCTCCGGCGTCATCACCGGCGGTATGTATCCCAAGGTTAAATGCTGTCTCAAGGCGCTCAAGGGCGGGGTAAGGAAGACGCATATCATTGATGGTCGTCTGAAGCACGCCGTCATGCTCGAAATGTTTACTGATCAGGGCATCGGCACGGAAATTGTTTAG
- the hslV gene encoding ATP-dependent protease subunit HslV: protein MKIRGTTILAIRHKGKVVVAGDGQVTMDTTVMKHHARKVRRLYHNEVVVGFAGATADAFTLFERFDQKLEQYNGNLVRAAVELTKDWRTDRVLRHLEALMIAVSKDAFLIISGSGDVIESDDEVMAIGSGGPYALAAARALVRHSDLAAADIATEALKIAAEICIFTNDQITIEELDVTV, encoded by the coding sequence ATGAAGATACGCGGGACAACGATTCTGGCTATCCGTCATAAGGGCAAGGTAGTAGTGGCCGGAGACGGCCAGGTAACGATGGACACCACGGTCATGAAACATCATGCCCGGAAGGTGCGGAGACTTTATCATAACGAGGTAGTTGTCGGCTTTGCCGGCGCTACGGCCGATGCCTTTACCCTTTTTGAGCGTTTTGATCAGAAATTGGAACAGTATAACGGCAATCTGGTCCGAGCCGCGGTTGAGCTTACCAAAGACTGGCGCACCGACCGGGTATTGAGGCATCTGGAGGCCTTGATGATCGCCGTCAGCAAGGATGCTTTTTTGATTATCTCCGGCAGCGGCGATGTCATCGAATCGGACGACGAAGTTATGGCCATCGGCTCGGGCGGTCCTTATGCCTTGGCGGCGGCCCGCGCCTTAGTCAGACATTCCGATCTGGCGGCGGCGGATATAGCTACTGAAGCTCTGAAGATTGCAGCGGAAATATGTATTTTTACGAATGACCAGATAACCATTGAAGAGCTTGATGTAACAGTCTGA